A stretch of the Uranotaenia lowii strain MFRU-FL chromosome 3, ASM2978415v1, whole genome shotgun sequence genome encodes the following:
- the LOC129754970 gene encoding selenoprotein H-like: protein MPKKKGKDKTKGKNGDAKSEDKPKKPKGGGKKGKKKVDKNLIYCDDKHFDPNLVVITVEHCIKCFVYREQSEKFFKVVCEAFPDRKFKLIQNDFDRLEAREGAFELSFSKNCRSPAIPLWSGIDLGPPRREKFPVDYTPMIEKIDKEINVHEKPIIKFT from the coding sequence ATGCCGAAAAAAAAGGGGAAAGATAAAACGAAAGGTAAAAATGGTGATGCAAAGTCAGAAGATAAACCGAAGAAACCTAAAGGTGGTGGCAAGAAGGGCAAAAAGAAGGTCGACAAGAACTTGATCTACTGCGACGATAAGCATTTCGATCCAAATTTGGTGGTGATTACGGTGGAGCATTGCATCAAGTGTTTCGTTTATCGGGAGCAGTCCGAGAAATTCTTCAAAGTAGTTTGTGAGGCCTTCCCGGATCGGAAGTTCAAGCTGATTCAGAACGACTTCGATAGACTGGAAGCACGGGAGGGTGCGTTCGAGCTATCGTTTTCCAAGAACTGTCGCTCTCCGGCTATCCCGTTGTGGAGTGGAATCGACCTCGGGCCCCCAAGACGTGAAAAATTCCCGGTTGATTATACCCCGATGATAGAGAAAATTGACAAGGAAATTAACGTTCATGAAAAACCAATTATAAAATTCACGTAG